The stretch of DNA TGATGCGCCCAGGCCCTGCACGAAGTCTGTGGCCCAGCGCTTGCCCTCCAGTTCCATGACGCGGTTGATGGGCCCGGTGATGACCAGGTCGGGCAGCGGCTCGTTGGCTAGGGCCGGCGGGAGAAGTTTGGAGGCGCGCGCGGGCGCCTGGCGGGCACGGTCAAGTGCCTGCTGTGCAATTAGGTGCATGTGGAGCCCCTGTTGAAGTAGAGTCAGAAAAAAAGGAGTGCGGCGATGAGCGAAGAAAAGGATCCGGTGAAGGATTTTCAACTAAATGAACTTGAAAGAATTAGGGAGCGCTCTAGGCCAGTGGACGCTTTTTCCATCGCGCTAGTTGGGGTTGTAGTTGTTGCTGTGGTTTTATCTCTGTATTACTACCGCACTGCATTCGCTGGTGGGCTTTCTCATCAAACGGATGATTGGTCCGCATTTGGTACGTTTATCGGTGGTGTGTTTGGCCCTCTTGTCTCATTCGTGACTCTCATTGCGATATTAAGAACTATATGGCTTCAGAGAGAGCTTTTGGAAACACAACGATATGAATTCGACGCGATGCAACAGTTGCAGACTAAGACGCTAGCATCGCAATTGACCCAAATCGAACGGGCGAACGCGGATGCGGATAGACGTGTCGTTGAGGAGACTCGCCTGAATATATTGAAAATTCTGGATAACTTTCATTCCGCATTAAACGCTGAGTACGAGACTAAACGCAGAGGGTACGAACAGTATTACCAATGGATCATGGATAAAAAGACAACCCCAAAAATTGACGAGGTAGAGGGTATGCGAAATAAGCTGCGCGACTATGAGAAGCGATTAGCCTCTCTCACTATGTTGTACAGCGATTTGTGTTTAGAGGAGTTTAGGGATGTCGCTACGATAAAAGCTCGTTATGAATCTGGGTTGCAAAAAATTTGGGCCGAATGGCCATCAAATACTTGTGATGACGTTCAGCCCTGAAGGCATTACTTAGTTGCACATTGTGAAACGCTCAGCGCCACCGCCACGGGTTGAACCCAGATCGGCATGCTGTTGAGCATGAAGGTTTCGCCGGCCTCGGCCAGCAACAGGGTGGTGCCCATCACGTGGGCGATTGCTTCAGCGGCTGCTGGTGGAACTGCGTTCCCGATACGCTCGCGCCACGCTTGGTCGCTCAGGCCATCCAGTTCAAACATTTCCTCTGGCTCGACCAGGCTTTGCAGCGCGGCCAGCTCCAGCGTGGTGAATGGCCGGTGCCAAGTACCGTCGAGGCTCTCGATAACGCAGGTCAGTCGCTCGTTGGCTTCCGGCATACGGGGATCTGCGACAGACCACCGGCCATTGTCCTGGCGGGCGCTGGCGGAAACGGCGCCGCACTGGTCGTTCCAGCGGGTGACGCCGTAGTGCCCGCCAGTGAGGTAGGCATCGCCCTTGGTGCGTTTCATGCCCGGGCGTGGATCCTGAACAGCGAAAGCCCCCTGGCCCGTGGTGCTGCCGGAGATAACTGTGCGTGACACTCCATCCCACTGGGCCACGTTGTACTTGGCGTGCCCAATGCCTGGGTCGCGCGGGTCAGCGATGCACTGGCCGCCGGCACTTGGCGACTGGCCGCCGGTGACGGTGCCCGCTGGGCCATCCATTTTGCACACCCGGTACACGTTGTTGTGGCGGACACCTGCAGGTCGAGGATCAGCAACGCTGAACGTGCCTTGCCCGGGCGACTTGACGCCGATCACTGCGCCGCTGGTTTCGTCCCAGCGCCGGACGCCGTATTGCTGGTATTGCAGGGCTCCAGCCCTGGCCCGTGGATCCGCTACCGAAAACTTGCCATTGGTTGGCCCGCTGCGCGCGGCTACGGTGCCGGCGCTTTCGTTCCAGTCGTGCACGCCAAGGAAGCCGTCCCGGAACTGC from Pseudomonas sp. NC02 encodes:
- a CDS encoding DNA cytosine methyltransferase, translated to MLKRIFKHFHFCCGLGGGAKGFNNAKPVVGNMQAEWQCIGGIDVDPAGLRDFQRLSGVPGTLMDLFTLGMYTAFHGKQPPPGWVEAGPDDVRRAAGYERPDAVFISSPCKGASGLLSETMSLTPKYQALNELTLRCVWLMCEAWKDDPVSLIVFENVPRLATRGRHLLDQINKLLNHYGYAVAETTHDCGVIGGLAQSRKRFLLVARHIEKVPPFLYEPEKKTLKSVGSILGRMPMAGDVEAAGPMHRVPALQWKTWVRLALVEAGKDWRCLNDLAIEDGYLRDLVIVPQFRDGFLGVHDWNESAGTVAARSGPTNGKFSVADPRARAGALQYQQYGVRRWDETSGAVIGVKSPGQGTFSVADPRPAGVRHNNVYRVCKMDGPAGTVTGGQSPSAGGQCIADPRDPGIGHAKYNVAQWDGVSRTVISGSTTGQGAFAVQDPRPGMKRTKGDAYLTGGHYGVTRWNDQCGAVSASARQDNGRWSVADPRMPEANERLTCVIESLDGTWHRPFTTLELAALQSLVEPEEMFELDGLSDQAWRERIGNAVPPAAAEAIAHVMGTTLLLAEAGETFMLNSMPIWVQPVAVALSVSQCATK